In a genomic window of Halobiforma lacisalsi AJ5:
- a CDS encoding cupin domain-containing protein: protein MGYDTAAKTDPESVVPDEFGGMWFLKEELDADHVGVTVLELAPGGEGKPHDESETGQEEVYYVVEGEVAVDLFDDGEVDETVSLEVDEAIRLDSEQRRQIRNGGDERAKLLLVGAPL, encoded by the coding sequence ATGGGATACGATACCGCAGCCAAAACCGACCCGGAATCGGTCGTCCCCGACGAGTTCGGCGGCATGTGGTTCCTCAAGGAGGAACTCGACGCCGACCACGTCGGCGTCACGGTACTCGAGCTCGCCCCCGGCGGCGAGGGGAAGCCCCACGACGAGTCAGAGACGGGCCAGGAGGAGGTGTACTACGTGGTCGAGGGCGAGGTAGCGGTCGACCTCTTCGACGACGGCGAGGTCGACGAGACGGTGTCCCTCGAGGTCGACGAGGCGATCCGGCTCGATTCCGAGCAGCGCCGTCAGATCCGCAACGGTGGGGACG
- a CDS encoding dipeptide epimerase translates to MSLETSFTRRRLPLEFPFTISRGTTTETEVVTVRIEDENGTVGVGGAGPSAHYGETAATVEAVLPDLLAVVEEVGDPHRLDRIERRLREAVERNPAARCAVSIALHDLVAKRLEVPLYEYWGLDPADTVESSYTIGIDDTETMREKTETALERGHSTLKVKLGTDRDLEIVETIRDVAPADEVRLYVDANEAWTPREAVRKIDALAAYDLEFVEQPVPAEDPEGLKFVYERAALPIAADESCITVEDVPRIADRCDIANLKLMKCGGLREARRIVHTARAHGLQVMCGCMNESNASIAAACHLAPLLDYADLDGSLLLADDPYDGVPMPGGRIDLESLDRTGTGAVLE, encoded by the coding sequence ATGAGCCTCGAGACGTCGTTTACCCGCCGGCGGCTCCCACTGGAGTTTCCCTTCACGATCTCTCGGGGGACGACCACGGAGACGGAGGTCGTGACCGTCCGGATCGAGGACGAGAACGGGACGGTCGGCGTCGGCGGAGCCGGTCCTTCCGCACACTACGGGGAAACCGCGGCCACCGTCGAGGCCGTCCTCCCGGACCTGCTCGCGGTCGTCGAGGAGGTCGGCGACCCCCACCGGCTCGACCGCATCGAGCGCCGACTGCGCGAGGCTGTCGAACGAAACCCGGCCGCCCGGTGTGCCGTCAGCATCGCCCTCCACGACCTCGTCGCGAAGCGACTCGAGGTGCCGCTGTACGAGTACTGGGGGCTCGATCCCGCCGACACCGTCGAATCGTCCTACACCATCGGGATCGACGACACCGAGACGATGCGGGAGAAGACCGAAACGGCCCTCGAGCGCGGTCACTCCACGCTGAAGGTCAAACTCGGCACGGACCGCGACCTCGAGATCGTCGAGACGATCCGGGATGTCGCGCCGGCCGACGAGGTCCGCCTGTACGTCGACGCCAACGAAGCCTGGACTCCGCGGGAAGCGGTCCGCAAGATCGACGCCCTCGCGGCCTACGATCTCGAGTTCGTCGAACAACCGGTTCCGGCCGAGGATCCGGAGGGGCTGAAGTTCGTCTACGAGCGCGCTGCGCTGCCGATCGCGGCCGACGAGTCCTGTATCACGGTCGAGGACGTGCCACGGATTGCGGACCGCTGTGACATTGCGAACCTGAAACTGATGAAATGCGGTGGTCTCCGGGAGGCCAGACGGATCGTCCACACCGCCCGCGCCCACGGCCTGCAGGTGATGTGTGGCTGTATGAACGAGTCGAACGCCTCGATCGCGGCGGCCTGTCACCTCGCGCCGCTGCTGGATTACGCCGACCTGGACGGCTCCCTGCTGCTCGCCGACGATCCCTACGACGGGGTCCCGATGCCGGGCGGCCGGATCGACCTCGAGTCGCTCGACCGGACGGGTACCGGGGCCGTCCTCGAGTGA